The following are from one region of the Corythoichthys intestinalis isolate RoL2023-P3 chromosome 17, ASM3026506v1, whole genome shotgun sequence genome:
- the lhfpl2a gene encoding LHFPL tetraspan subfamily member 2a protein, producing the protein MCHVIVTCRSMLWTLLSIVAAFGELIAFMSSDWLVGFPRVPEHHRHGEAYRPTLGIYGRCVKLPHLQRGVLCGPYAVHFGEIASGFWQATCIFLAAGILLLCAVAFVSVFTICFQSIMKKSIFNVCGLLQGIAGLFLILGLMLYPAGWGSDKARLYCGAEAAPYRAGLCSMGWAFYTAAGGTALTFLCAVFSAQAEIATSSDKVQEEIEEGKSLICLL; encoded by the exons ATGTGCCACGTGATCGTGACTTGCCGCTCCATGCTGTGGACACTGCTGAGCATCGTGGCAGCGTTCGGCGAGCTCATCGCTTTCATGAGCAGCGACTGGCTGGTGGGCTTCCCGCGTGTGCCCGAGCACCACCGACACGGCGAGGCCTACCGGCCCACGCTGGGCATCTACGGCCGTTGCGTCAAGCTGCCGCACCTCCAGCGTGGCGTCCTGTGCGGACCCTACGCCGTGCACTTCGGGGAGATCGCCAGCGGCTTCTGGCAGGCCACCTGCATCTTCCTGGCGGCCGGCATCCTGCTGCTGTGCGCCGTGGCCTTCGTTTCAGTCTTCACCATTTGCTTCCAGAGCATCATGAAGAAAAGCATCTTCAACGTCTGCGGGCTGCTGCAAGGCATCGCCG gtTTATTCCTGATTTTGGGCTTGATGCTGTACCCGGCCGGCTGGGGCTCGGACAAGGCCCGCCTGTACTGCGGCGCGGAGGCTGCGCCGTACCGCGCCGGCCTGTGCTCCATGGGTTGGGCCTTCTACACGGCCGCCGGCGGCACGGCGCTCACCTTCCTGTGCGCAGTCTTCTCGGCGCAGGCCGAGATCGCCACGTCAAGCGACAAGGTGCAGGAGGAGATCGAGGAAGGGAAGAGCCTCATCTGCCTTCTCTGA